Genomic DNA from Acuticoccus sp. MNP-M23:
TTTCCCGCGCCGAGCCTGCGGTATCGGCAGCGACGCGCGGTGTGAGACCCATGCTGCGCAGCCGGGCGCGGCACTGGCCGAGTGCTTGCACATGGCTTCGCACGGTGGTGATGTCAGCAAGCTCCGCGCCAGCAAGACCCAGCAGTTGATGGCGCACGGGCAGGAAATGCTCGCCGATGAAGTGAACGGCAGAGGAGGGCAACAGCGTGTGGATGTCGGCCACCCGGCCCGCGACCGAATTTTCGATGGGAATCATCGCAAAGTCGGCGGTTCCATGCTCGACTGCCGCAAAGCAGTCCTCGAACGTCGGCATCGCCACCGGGGTCGCTTCGGGGTAGACCTCGTTAACCGCAATATGCGAGTTGGCGCCGGGTTCGCCTTGATAGGCGACCGTCAGCGGTCCATTCGTATTCATGGTGCTGTCCGCTCGTGGGTGGTGCTGGGAAGTGTGGCGATAAGGCCACGTTGGCGTGGAGTGAAGGGCAAAAATTGTCGTCCTGACCTTGCGCAAGGTGCGCGCGAGCGGGATGTGAAACGCTTCGTGTGCGCTGGTGTCTCATTTGCTGGCGGGGGTCTCGGCTTTTATAGCTTGCCGGGTTCTGCCGTTGCGGCACATAGCGTAGAAGCACGGCTAGGTGAAAGAGGGGGGCGCCCGGATGCCCGGCGCCTGCCCGAAGCAGGGATTTGAGCGGGAATGAACGCCTTCGAGCTAAATAAGATCATCGGCGCCGTGCTGGCCGCATTGGTGTTGGGGATGGGACTCAGCGTTCTGTCGGAGATCATCTTCGATGAAGAGCCACTTTATGACCCGGCCTATGAGGTCGCCATCGCCGAGCAGGAAGAGACCATGCAGGACGAGGAGGCGACCGAGACGCCCTTCGCCGTCCTCCTTGCCAGCGCCGACCCTGCCAAGGGCGAAAGCGCGGTTCGCGTCTGCCAGGCGTGCCACAATTTCGAGGATGGTGGCGCCAACGGCATCGGCCCGCACCTTCACGACGTCGTCGGTCGTGACATGGCGTCCGTTGAAGGCTTCAACTATTCCGCCGCAATGAAGACCCATGCCGAGGAAGCCCCCGCATGGACCTACGAGGAACTGGATGGCTTCCTCGAGAACCCGCAGGCTTGGGTGCCCGGCACCGCCATGGGTTATGCCGGCATCAAGGACGATGCGCAGCGCGCCGACGTTGTCGCGTATCTGAAGAGCATTTCGCCGAACGCGCCTGCGCTCCCCGAGCCGCCCGCAGCCGAGCCGGAAATTCCGGCTGACGCCGTCGGTGCCGACCCTGCCGCCGCCGAAGAGGCGGTTTCGGCTGAGCCCGCCATGGACGATTCGGCGGCGGTCACGTCCGACGATCCGTTCACCCAGATGGTGCTCGACGCCAGCGCCGAGGATGGCCTTGCGAACGCTGCGGTCTGCCTTGCCTGCCACTCGGTGGAGGACGGCGCGGCCCACAAGCTCGGGCCCAACATCCATGGTGTCTACGGCCGCGCGGTGGCATCGGCGGAAGGGTTCCCCTATTCCCCCGCAATGACCGCCCACGCCGAGGAAGCCAGCCACTGGGACATCGAAGCGCTGAACACCTATCTTGAAGCCCCCATGGAAGTGGTGCCCGGCACGAAGATGGCGTTTGCCGGCGTGAAGGACGAGGCGCAACGCGCCGCGATCATCAAGTGGCTGCACTCGATCTCGCCCGAAGCCGGGCCGATCGTCCCGGCGGCAGTCGATGCGGCAGCGCCGACCGCAGCGGCACCGGCAGAAGCGGCACCCGCCGCGCCTGAAGCCGCTGCACCGGCCGAAGCCGCACCCGAGACCGACGCTGCGGTCGAGACCGTGGAGCCGACTGAGCAGGCGAGTGCTCCGGCGGATGCTGGCGCCGAGGTGGCGCCTGCGCCGTCCACGCTGACGGCCGCGCCGTCGACAGTGGCGCCTGTCGCTCCGGCCGAAGTCGCCACGCCGGAAGCGGCCACCACCGAAGACGCTGCCCCGGCAGAGGAAGCGGCACCTGCTGGCGCTGCCGTCACGCCGGCGGCAGACGAAGCCGCTGCGCCGGCCGCGGCAGACGAAGCTGCCGCTCCGGCAACAGAGGTTGCACCCGTCGACACAGCAGTGGCCCCGGCCACAGTCGACGCTGCGGTCCCGGCTGCCGAAGAGGCAGCAACCCCGGCAGCAGCGACCGAGGCCAGCACCGCTGATGAAACCGAGGCCCCGGCCGCCAACAGCCGCGTAACGATCCAGCCGGGCCGTTCGGCAACGGTCGAAATCGTGAACCCGAACCGGCCTGCCAGCGCGACCGCAACCACCAACTGAGCTGGTGTTGCCGGCGGGCGCATCGCGCGCCCGCTGGCAAACGCGCAGCCCCGGTCTGCGACCTTTCCGCCCGCCGGCCAGAGCCGGCAATCGGCATCGGCCTTGATCCCGCGGCGGAGGAATTCCGAAACCCAACATCCGCAGTTGCTCATGCCGAGCAGGCCGCAACAGAATCTGGCGGCCAAACCCGGCATTGCGGGCACGTCTCCCATTCCGCCGGCAGCTCCAAAGCGCGCATGCGGGCCGCACGGGAACGGGGACAGGCGATTACATCTCGGTTAGCCTCACCATCCACGGGTTGCACCGCACCAAAGCGCCGATAAGCTGTCCCGCGGATCTAACGAGAGGTGTGACATGCGTGCCACGATGCTGGCGGCCACAGCCGCGCTTTTGGCAACCCTTGCCACGGCCATGCCCGGCGCCGCCCTTGCGCAGAGCGCTGGCGAGCCGGTCTGGCACCATGCGTCGTCCCTGTCGGAAGAACCGCGCTACCCCGAAGATTTCGCTCACTTCGACTATGTGAACCCGGATGCGCCGAAGGGTGGCCGTGTACGGCTTGCCGACCCCTCCGGGTTCGACAGCTTCAATCCCGTCCTGCAGCGCGGCAACCCGGCCCCCGGCGCCGCGCTCACCTACGACACGCTGATGACCACGTCGTTCGATGAGGTGGACATTTCCGGCATGTACGGCCTCCTGGCCGGTGCGGTCCGCTACCCTGACGATTATGCGTGGGTCGAATACAGGCTCCGTCCCGAAGCCCGGTGGCACGACGGCACACCAATCACTGCCGAGGATGTCGTCTGGTCGATGGACGTCACGAAGCAGGCCGACCCCACCCGCGCCTTCTATTACAAGGACGTGGCCGAAGTTCGCGACATGGGAGACAACATCGTCCGGTTCGAGTTTGCGCGGGCCGGCAACAAGGAGCTGCCGCACATTGTCGGCCAGCTCCAGATCCTGCCCAAGCACTGGTGGACGGGCGAGGGGCCCGGTGGCCCGCGGGACATCATGTCCGGCACGCTGGAGCCGCCGCTCGGCTCCGGCCCGTACAAGATTGCCCGCTTCGAACCCAACCGCTTCATCGAATATGAGCGCGTGCCGGACTATTGGGGCGCCGACCTGCCGGTGAACATCGGCACCAACAATTTCGATACCGTCCGCTACGACACCTACCGCGATCAGACCGTCCTTCTGGAAGCCTTCAAGGGCGATCAGTACGATTTCCGTATGGAAAACAGCGCCAAGAACTGGGCAACCGGCTACGATTTCCCGGCCCGCAAGCGCGGCGCCGTCATTTTGGAAGAATTTCCGGACGAGGCGCGCGGGGTGATGCAGGGCTTCGTGATGAACCTGCGCCTGCCGAAATTCCAGGACCAGCGGGTGCGCCGCGCGCTCAACCTCCTTTATGATTTCGAGGCGCAACGCGACACGATCTTCTATGGCCAGTACGAGCGCATCAACTCCTACTTCCACGGCACGGAGCTTGCCGCCTCCGGCCTGCCGGAAGGCCAGGAGCTGGAGATTCTCGAAGGCGTGCGCGACTTGGTGCCGCCCGAAGTGTTCACCGAGCCCTACGAAAACCCGGTCAACGGCACGCCGCAGAACGTGCGCAACAACGCGCGCGAGGCCGTTCGCCTGTTCAAGGAAGCCGGTTACGAAATCGATGGCGGCAAGATGGTCAGCTCGGAAACGGGCGAGCAATTCACCATCGAGCTGATCGAGAATTCGCCGACGATGGAACGGGTCGTGCTGCCCTATCAGCAGAGCCTTGCGCGCATCGGCGTGGCGCTCAGCCTGCGCATTGTCGACACCTCGCAATATCTGAACCGCCTGCGCAATTTCGACTTCGAGATGACGGTGCTGCCCTACGGCCAGTCCCTTTCGCCGGGCAACGAGCAGCTGGATTTCTGGGGCTCGGAGGCTGCCGATCGTCCGCAGTCGCAGAACTTTGCCGGCATCAAGAACGAGGCGGTGGATAAGCTGATCGACGTCCTGATCACAGCGCCGGACCGGGCAACGCTGGTCGCCGCGACGCGCGCGCTCGACCGGGTGCTCCTCCACAACGATTATATCGTGCCGCAGTTCGCCAGCCACATGATCCGCACGGCGCGTTGGGACCGGTTCGGCCATCCCGATGCGATCCCGCCCTACACGGTCGGTTTCCCGACGATCTGGTGGTGGGATGAAGCCAAGGCCGCCAGCGTTCAGGACCGGTCATGACGGGGCTCACCCGCCGGCGCGTGCTGGTGCTGTCCGGTGCAGCGGCGCTCGCCGCCCATCCGGACCTTGTCCTTGCGCAGGCAAGTTCGGAGGCGGGCGCAGCCGGGGCCACGGTGGCTGGGGCCGGCCCGCGCCACGCACTCAGCGTTTTCGGAGCGCCGCAATATGGCGCCGACTTCAAGCACTTCTCCTACGTGAACCCGGATGCGCCCAAGCAAGGCCGCATCAATCTCACCCCGTCGCGCTGGACCACCAACCAGAACCCGATCACGTTCAACACCTTCAACATGCTGATCTTGCGTGGCGATTCTCCGGCGTTCATGGAACTCACCCACGCGGCTTTGATGACGCGCAACCTTGACGAGCCGGATGCGGTCTATCCGCTGATTGCCGAAAGCGTCGTTGTCGACGGGCGGGCCTACACGTTCCGGCTGCGTGAGGATGCCACCTTTTCCGACGGCAGCACCATCACCGCCGAAGACGTGGCGTTCACCTACGAGACGCTTGGCAAAAAGGGCCACCCGCTGCTGCGCCAGCTCCTGAGCGGCGTGGAGAAGGTCGATGTCGAAACCCCGCTTTCGGCGCGCATCACCTTCAGGGACGGGACCTCCAACCGCCTGCCGCCGCTGGTTTCGGCGGAGATCCCGATCATCTCCAAGGCCTATTACACCGCCAACGACATCGAGGATGCCACCCTCACGGTTCCCGTGACCTCTGGCGCCTACACGGTCGGCGATTACCGGGCAGGGCGCTACGTGGTGTTCGACCGCCGGCCGGATGACTGGAGCACCAACGTGCCTTCGCGCGTCGGCCACAACAATTTCGACAGCGTGCGCGTGGACTTCTTCCGCGAGCGGATCACCGGGTTCGAGGCGTTCAAGAAGGGTGACATCACCTTCCGCGAGGAGTTCACCTCAAAGACCTGGGCAACCGAATACAACTTTCCCGCCATCGAGGACGGCCGCGTCCTCAAGCGCACATTCCCGGACCAGCGCCCGTCCGGCGCGCAGGGCATGTTCATCAACACGCGGCGCAAGAAGTTCGCGGACCCGCGCACCCGCCAGGCGCTCGGCACCGCATTCGACTTCGAGTGGACCAACGAGAACATCTTCTACGGCCTCTACGACCGCACGGTCTCGTTCTTCATGAATTCGGACATGATGGCGACCGGCGACCCGGACCCGGCGGAGCTGGCGCTGCTGGAGCCCTTCCGCGACCAGATCCCGGCCGAAGCGTTCGGCCCCGCCTGGCTGCCGCCGCAGACCGATGGGTCCGGCCGCGACCGCGCCCCCTTGCGCGAAGGCGCGCGGCTCCTGAAGGAAGCCGGCTGGGAGCGCGATGGCAGCGGTCTCGTCAATGCCGACGGCGAGCGGCTGACCGTCGAGTTTCTCTACGCCCAGCCCTACTGGGACAAGATCCTGCAACCTTTCGCCACGCGGCTTGGCCTTCTCGGGGTGGAGGTCACGCTGCGCGTGGTGGAATCCGCGCAGTACCAGTCGCGCACCAAATCGTTCGACTTCGACCTTGCGATCCAGCGTCTGTCGCTGGCGCCGACGCCGGGCGAGAGCATCCGCGAGTTCTGGACTTCGGCGGCTGCGAAAACGGAAGGTTCGTACAACCTTGCCGGTATTTCCGACCCGGTGGTCGACGCGCTGGTCCAGACCATGATCACCGCGCCGACCCGTGACGAGATGGTCACGGCCGCCCGCGCGCTGGACCGCGTGCTGCGTGTGGGTCACTATTGGGTGCCCCAGTGGTACAGTGGCACGCACAAGGTTGCCTACTGGGACCAGTTCGGTATCCCTGAAACGAAACCAAAATATGACCTGCCGGTGGAAACCACCTGGTGGGCAAAGGACGCCTGAAAACCATGGGCGCTTATATCTTTCGCCGCATCCTTCTGATGTTCCCGACCATCTTCGGGATCATGCTGATCTCGTTCGCCATCGTGCAGTTTGCCCCCGGCGGCCCGGTGGACAAGGTGGTCGCGCAGATCCGCGGCACTGATGTCGCGGCCACGGCGCGGGTGTCGGGCGGCACCGCGTCGGGAGATTTTGCCGGCAGTGCGCAGGGCGGCGAGGGCTCCACCTACCGCGGCGCGCAGGGGCTGGACCCGGAGTTCATTGCCGAACTCGAAAAGCAGTTCGGCTTCGACAAGCCCCCCATCGAACGCTTTGGCCTGATGCTCGGCAACTACCTCACCTTCGACTTTGGCGAGAGCTATTTTCGCGACCGCGGGGTGCTGGAACTGATTGCCGACAAACTGCCGGTCTCCATCTCGCTCGGCCTGTGGATGACGCTGATTTCCTACACGATCTCGATTCCGCTCGGCATCCGCAAGGCGGTGAAGGACGGCTCCTCTTTCGATATCTGGACGAGCGGGGTCATCATCGTTGCCTACGCCATTCCGGGCTTCCTGTTTGCGGTCCTCCTGATGGTGCTGTTTGCCGGCGGCTCGTTCTGGAACATCTTCCCGCTGACGGGCCTCACGTCGGACAATTTCGACCAGCTGAACTGGTACCAGAAGATCGGCGACTATTTCTGGCACCTGACGCTGCCGCTGATCGCGCTGTCGCTCTCCGCCTTCGCCACCACCACGCTCCTCACCAAGAACTCGTTCCTGGAAGAAATCCGCAAGCAATACGTGATGACGGCGCGGATGAAGGGCCTGTCCGAGCGTGAGGTGCTTTACGGGCATATCTTCCGCAATGCGATGCTGATCATCATCGCGGGTTTTCCGGGCGCCTTCATCAGCGCCTTCTTCACAGGCTCGCTCCTGATCGAGACCATCTTCAACCTCGACGGGCTGGGCCTTCTGGGCTTCGAGAGCGTGATCGACCGGGACTATCCGATCGTGTTTGGCACCCTTTACATCTTCTCGCTGCTGGGCCTCTTCGTCAGCCTCATCTCCGACCTCACCTACACCGCCGTCGATCCGCGGATCGACTTCGAGAGCCGGGAGGTCTGAACTGATGGACCAGCGCGCGCCAGCTCCCGAAAAAACCGACACGCCGCTCCACACCACGGCGGCAGAGCGGGAATCCACCGCAGTGCCCACCGGCGCAGGCTTCGGCGTGGCGCAGACGCTGAACCAGCGGCGCTGGCGCCTCTTCAAGCGGCACCGGCGCGGCTATGTTTCGCTGTGGATTTTCGGCTTCCTGTTCATTCTCACCCTGTTTGCCGAGTTCATCGCTAACGACAAGCCGCTGATCGTCTCCTACAAGGGCGAAATTCTGGTCCCCGTGCTGGTAGACTACCCGGAAGAAAAGTTCGGCGGCTTCCTCGCCGTCACCGACTATCGCGACCCCTTCATCCGCGATGAGATCGACG
This window encodes:
- a CDS encoding c-type cytochrome gives rise to the protein MNAFELNKIIGAVLAALVLGMGLSVLSEIIFDEEPLYDPAYEVAIAEQEETMQDEEATETPFAVLLASADPAKGESAVRVCQACHNFEDGGANGIGPHLHDVVGRDMASVEGFNYSAAMKTHAEEAPAWTYEELDGFLENPQAWVPGTAMGYAGIKDDAQRADVVAYLKSISPNAPALPEPPAAEPEIPADAVGADPAAAEEAVSAEPAMDDSAAVTSDDPFTQMVLDASAEDGLANAAVCLACHSVEDGAAHKLGPNIHGVYGRAVASAEGFPYSPAMTAHAEEASHWDIEALNTYLEAPMEVVPGTKMAFAGVKDEAQRAAIIKWLHSISPEAGPIVPAAVDAAAPTAAAPAEAAPAAPEAAAPAEAAPETDAAVETVEPTEQASAPADAGAEVAPAPSTLTAAPSTVAPVAPAEVATPEAATTEDAAPAEEAAPAGAAVTPAADEAAAPAAADEAAAPATEVAPVDTAVAPATVDAAVPAAEEAATPAAATEASTADETEAPAANSRVTIQPGRSATVEIVNPNRPASATATTN
- a CDS encoding extracellular solute-binding protein codes for the protein MRATMLAATAALLATLATAMPGAALAQSAGEPVWHHASSLSEEPRYPEDFAHFDYVNPDAPKGGRVRLADPSGFDSFNPVLQRGNPAPGAALTYDTLMTTSFDEVDISGMYGLLAGAVRYPDDYAWVEYRLRPEARWHDGTPITAEDVVWSMDVTKQADPTRAFYYKDVAEVRDMGDNIVRFEFARAGNKELPHIVGQLQILPKHWWTGEGPGGPRDIMSGTLEPPLGSGPYKIARFEPNRFIEYERVPDYWGADLPVNIGTNNFDTVRYDTYRDQTVLLEAFKGDQYDFRMENSAKNWATGYDFPARKRGAVILEEFPDEARGVMQGFVMNLRLPKFQDQRVRRALNLLYDFEAQRDTIFYGQYERINSYFHGTELAASGLPEGQELEILEGVRDLVPPEVFTEPYENPVNGTPQNVRNNAREAVRLFKEAGYEIDGGKMVSSETGEQFTIELIENSPTMERVVLPYQQSLARIGVALSLRIVDTSQYLNRLRNFDFEMTVLPYGQSLSPGNEQLDFWGSEAADRPQSQNFAGIKNEAVDKLIDVLITAPDRATLVAATRALDRVLLHNDYIVPQFASHMIRTARWDRFGHPDAIPPYTVGFPTIWWWDEAKAASVQDRS
- a CDS encoding extracellular solute-binding protein; amino-acid sequence: MTGLTRRRVLVLSGAAALAAHPDLVLAQASSEAGAAGATVAGAGPRHALSVFGAPQYGADFKHFSYVNPDAPKQGRINLTPSRWTTNQNPITFNTFNMLILRGDSPAFMELTHAALMTRNLDEPDAVYPLIAESVVVDGRAYTFRLREDATFSDGSTITAEDVAFTYETLGKKGHPLLRQLLSGVEKVDVETPLSARITFRDGTSNRLPPLVSAEIPIISKAYYTANDIEDATLTVPVTSGAYTVGDYRAGRYVVFDRRPDDWSTNVPSRVGHNNFDSVRVDFFRERITGFEAFKKGDITFREEFTSKTWATEYNFPAIEDGRVLKRTFPDQRPSGAQGMFINTRRKKFADPRTRQALGTAFDFEWTNENIFYGLYDRTVSFFMNSDMMATGDPDPAELALLEPFRDQIPAEAFGPAWLPPQTDGSGRDRAPLREGARLLKEAGWERDGSGLVNADGERLTVEFLYAQPYWDKILQPFATRLGLLGVEVTLRVVESAQYQSRTKSFDFDLAIQRLSLAPTPGESIREFWTSAAAKTEGSYNLAGISDPVVDALVQTMITAPTRDEMVTAARALDRVLRVGHYWVPQWYSGTHKVAYWDQFGIPETKPKYDLPVETTWWAKDA
- a CDS encoding microcin C ABC transporter permease YejB is translated as MGAYIFRRILLMFPTIFGIMLISFAIVQFAPGGPVDKVVAQIRGTDVAATARVSGGTASGDFAGSAQGGEGSTYRGAQGLDPEFIAELEKQFGFDKPPIERFGLMLGNYLTFDFGESYFRDRGVLELIADKLPVSISLGLWMTLISYTISIPLGIRKAVKDGSSFDIWTSGVIIVAYAIPGFLFAVLLMVLFAGGSFWNIFPLTGLTSDNFDQLNWYQKIGDYFWHLTLPLIALSLSAFATTTLLTKNSFLEEIRKQYVMTARMKGLSEREVLYGHIFRNAMLIIIAGFPGAFISAFFTGSLLIETIFNLDGLGLLGFESVIDRDYPIVFGTLYIFSLLGLFVSLISDLTYTAVDPRIDFESREV